The bacterium genome has a window encoding:
- a CDS encoding PAS domain-containing protein: MSADLARLDAILGSVSVGILAVDSDGRVELQNPEASRILGVSAVTTLGRTLEECLIRTHPAVSLIRQALEEDRELSEHAIGIPSRLGGEELLVDLSVSPVGVGHETAGAVLSLHDRTIGLELEDLIDQHARSELFAQLAAGIAHELRNPLGGIRGSAELLIGKLEDRALLRFPELIRDETDRMRRLLDDLAELTHSGDLNLRPTNLHRVMDDLIDLQAPSEGWETIEVQREYDVSIPDIELDSDRFTQVVLNLVRNAVQAMGGKGRLTLRTRVDASYQVSRDQPTPVRMVRVEVEDTGSGIPPEDLPHIFTPFFTQRVSGSGLGLAIAQHWTVRHGGRIQVSSNLGEGTRMRVYLPLSISRSA, translated from the coding sequence ATGAGTGCCGATTTAGCACGACTCGATGCAATCCTGGGATCGGTGTCGGTTGGGATTCTGGCGGTGGATTCCGACGGCCGGGTCGAACTCCAGAATCCCGAGGCCAGTCGCATCTTGGGCGTGTCGGCAGTCACCACGTTGGGACGGACTCTGGAGGAATGCCTGATCCGAACGCATCCGGCCGTGAGCCTGATCCGACAGGCCCTCGAAGAAGACCGGGAACTCTCCGAACACGCGATCGGAATCCCCTCGCGATTAGGCGGTGAGGAGTTGCTGGTCGATCTCTCGGTGTCGCCGGTCGGTGTCGGCCACGAAACTGCGGGCGCAGTGCTCTCCCTTCACGACCGCACGATCGGACTCGAACTCGAAGACCTGATCGACCAGCACGCACGCTCGGAACTCTTTGCACAACTGGCCGCGGGCATCGCACACGAACTCCGCAATCCGCTTGGAGGCATCCGCGGATCGGCGGAACTGCTGATCGGAAAACTCGAAGACCGGGCGCTACTGCGCTTCCCGGAGTTGATTCGCGACGAAACCGACCGCATGCGGCGCCTGCTCGACGACCTGGCGGAACTCACGCATAGCGGTGATCTGAACCTGCGCCCCACGAACCTGCACCGGGTCATGGACGATCTGATCGATCTACAGGCTCCGTCCGAAGGCTGGGAAACAATCGAAGTCCAGCGCGAGTACGACGTGAGCATTCCCGACATCGAACTGGATTCTGACCGCTTCACGCAGGTAGTCCTGAACCTCGTGCGAAACGCGGTGCAGGCCATGGGCGGGAAGGGCCGGCTCACGCTGCGTACACGCGTCGACGCCAGCTATCAGGTTTCACGCGACCAGCCGACGCCCGTTCGCATGGTGCGAGTGGAGGTGGAAGACACGGGCTCGGGAATACCGCCCGAGGACCTGCCGCATATCTTCACGCCGTTCTTCACTCAGCGCGTCAGCGGTTCGGGACTCGGCCTGGCCATCGCGCAACACTGGACGGTGCGGCACGGAGGACGCATCCAGGTATCGAGCAACCTCGGTGAAGGGACGCGCATGCGTGTCTATCTACCCCTTTCCATTTCGAGGTCGGCATGA
- a CDS encoding CocE/NonD family hydrolase produces MLVLRRILITLGCLILLLLAGAGATYLARHELLRRYEELPPFTHSGGVQTDHRVQMPDGISLATTVYEPAGSGPWPTILIRNPYDQFMPVVVTWCERLVRYGYACVYQDVRGQGGSEGEWEPVVNEGVDGSETLHWLAKQPFVDGNIGMLGPSYLAAVQWAAASVSLPPEVKTFVPSVFTTNNYASQYEGGMFRHETYTAWAAIMAQRGMGGESAGEQYQRAIRHRPHLEVDELFFGTRLPWYREWTGSPFPDAALWRRKDNRRLLSAPERLGIPILMVGGWYDVFFGPQFGDWERLASQSQSRFIIGPWTHRGSGGDALETPNAGGGLLQWIPVLDWLGHHLRGEPLDEPPGVATYVMRENRWVNRSTWPPKSRAMKLHLSAAKKSASCGGGRLSDAPSSIAERVQFVYDPDHPVPTRGGSGMLAFILPGFGGTPAANVWQGSICARPDVLSFQTDALTEPLHLAGRVQVALTVASDAADTAFTAKLVEVFDDGRAVNIRDGITSLALRNGAAYPQAYEPGESVEVRIPFWPIEWVVPAGSRLRLDVSSSDFPKYHAHPNRAGIWSQHKDAKTARQSLLLGEGLAGWVELPIVAGSPLQ; encoded by the coding sequence TTGCTAGTTCTCCGCCGCATCCTGATCACTCTCGGTTGTTTGATCTTGTTGCTGCTCGCCGGTGCGGGGGCCACCTATCTCGCTCGCCACGAACTGCTCCGTCGTTACGAAGAACTTCCTCCTTTCACACACTCCGGTGGAGTTCAGACCGACCATCGGGTGCAGATGCCGGACGGAATCTCTCTGGCGACCACGGTCTATGAACCCGCCGGTAGCGGACCCTGGCCAACCATCCTGATTCGCAATCCTTATGATCAGTTCATGCCGGTCGTCGTCACCTGGTGCGAGCGCCTGGTGCGCTACGGGTACGCCTGCGTCTACCAGGACGTTCGGGGGCAGGGCGGATCCGAGGGCGAATGGGAGCCCGTGGTCAACGAGGGCGTCGATGGAAGCGAAACGCTTCATTGGTTGGCGAAACAGCCTTTTGTGGACGGGAACATCGGGATGTTGGGTCCGTCCTATCTCGCGGCGGTGCAATGGGCGGCAGCGTCGGTATCCCTTCCGCCTGAAGTAAAGACCTTCGTCCCGTCGGTCTTCACCACAAACAACTACGCCAGCCAGTACGAAGGAGGCATGTTTCGCCACGAGACCTACACCGCGTGGGCCGCCATCATGGCCCAGCGCGGCATGGGCGGCGAGAGTGCGGGTGAGCAGTACCAGCGGGCGATCCGTCACCGTCCGCATCTCGAGGTGGACGAGTTGTTCTTCGGGACCAGGCTTCCCTGGTATCGCGAGTGGACCGGAAGTCCCTTTCCCGACGCCGCTCTATGGCGGAGGAAAGACAATCGACGACTGCTGTCCGCGCCCGAGAGACTCGGCATTCCAATCCTGATGGTCGGCGGCTGGTACGACGTCTTCTTCGGTCCCCAGTTCGGCGACTGGGAACGCCTGGCGAGCCAGAGCCAGAGTCGTTTCATCATCGGACCCTGGACTCATCGGGGCTCCGGTGGAGATGCTCTTGAAACGCCGAATGCGGGAGGGGGTCTGCTCCAATGGATTCCGGTTCTCGACTGGTTGGGACATCATCTACGCGGTGAACCCCTCGATGAACCACCTGGCGTCGCAACCTATGTGATGCGCGAAAACCGCTGGGTGAACCGCTCGACCTGGCCGCCGAAGAGCCGCGCCATGAAGCTTCATCTCTCTGCAGCGAAGAAATCGGCGAGTTGTGGCGGAGGCCGACTGAGCGATGCGCCAAGCTCCATCGCCGAGCGAGTGCAGTTCGTCTACGATCCAGATCACCCGGTTCCCACGCGAGGTGGCAGCGGCATGCTTGCCTTCATCTTGCCGGGATTCGGCGGGACGCCCGCCGCGAACGTCTGGCAGGGGAGCATCTGCGCCAGGCCCGATGTACTTTCGTTCCAGACCGATGCGCTGACAGAACCGCTGCACCTGGCCGGGCGTGTGCAGGTTGCGCTCACGGTGGCTTCGGACGCAGCAGACACCGCGTTCACTGCCAAGCTCGTCGAGGTCTTCGACGATGGTCGAGCGGTCAACATCCGCGACGGCATAACCAGCCTGGCGCTGCGCAACGGGGCAGCCTATCCGCAAGCCTACGAACCGGGCGAGTCCGTCGAAGTGCGCATCCCCTTCTGGCCAATCGAGTGGGTGGTCCCCGCCGGTTCAAGGTTGCGGCTCGATGTCTCTTCGTCGGATTTCCCGAAGTACCACGCACACCCCAACCGGGCGGGCATCTGGTCGCAGCACAAGGACGCGAAAACCGCGCGACAGAGCCTACTGCTCGGCGAAGGCCTGGCCGGCTGGGTGGAGCTTCCGATCGTTGCAGGATCACCGCTGCAATAG
- a CDS encoding molybdopterin molybdotransferase MoeA: MPKPRTEPARAAHASIEPERTSVTVAEARDLILNSVDPLGSETVGIQAAQGRVLREELLSTEEIPPHDNSAMDGFALRAEDVTSVPTELHVVEELPAGKRSQQKIGPGEAARIMTGAAIPEGVDSVVMVEYAEASGDRVVIQQPVTRGQHIRPAGADVRPGTRIAEVGDLLRTPHVGMMAAIGRTTVRVCSLPRVAILATGDELVEPDRLVSDGRIASSNSYTLQAAVREIGMEAIYLGISPDEPEEIENRFRQALRCDAVISTGGVSVGDRDWIKQVLAGLGGQMRLWRVNMKPGAPLAFVMLDETPVFGLPGNPVSTLVAFEQFVRPSLLKMAGRREIYRPVESAILTETYTKPAGRLHFVRVTLERDASELRATPTREQGSNLLLSMVHADGFAIVPGELTEVVAGTRVPVQRICSPELRSEPGF, translated from the coding sequence ATGCCCAAGCCGAGAACTGAGCCCGCGAGAGCCGCGCACGCCTCGATCGAGCCGGAGAGGACCTCGGTCACGGTCGCCGAAGCCCGTGATTTGATTCTGAATTCCGTCGATCCTCTGGGCTCCGAGACGGTGGGTATCCAGGCCGCCCAAGGCCGCGTCCTGCGCGAGGAGCTGCTCTCGACCGAGGAGATTCCCCCGCATGATAACTCGGCCATGGATGGCTTCGCGTTGCGCGCAGAGGACGTGACGAGCGTTCCGACGGAACTTCACGTGGTCGAGGAGCTTCCCGCGGGCAAGCGCTCTCAGCAGAAAATCGGACCCGGTGAAGCCGCGCGCATCATGACGGGGGCGGCGATTCCCGAGGGTGTCGATTCGGTGGTCATGGTCGAGTATGCCGAGGCCAGCGGCGATCGGGTCGTGATCCAGCAGCCCGTCACGCGCGGCCAGCACATTCGCCCCGCCGGTGCCGACGTTCGCCCCGGCACTCGGATCGCCGAAGTGGGAGATCTACTGCGAACTCCGCACGTGGGCATGATGGCCGCGATCGGCCGCACGACGGTGCGCGTGTGCTCGCTACCGCGCGTCGCAATCCTGGCCACGGGGGATGAGCTGGTCGAGCCCGATCGTCTGGTGTCCGATGGCCGCATCGCCAGTTCCAACTCGTACACCCTACAAGCCGCGGTGCGCGAGATCGGTATGGAAGCGATCTACCTGGGCATTTCACCGGACGAACCCGAAGAGATCGAGAATCGTTTTCGGCAAGCACTGCGTTGTGATGCGGTGATCTCGACAGGCGGTGTTTCGGTCGGCGATCGCGACTGGATCAAGCAGGTGTTGGCCGGACTCGGCGGTCAGATGCGCCTGTGGCGCGTCAATATGAAGCCCGGTGCCCCGCTCGCCTTCGTGATGTTGGACGAAACGCCGGTCTTCGGGCTCCCGGGAAATCCGGTATCGACACTCGTCGCGTTTGAGCAATTCGTCCGGCCATCGCTGTTGAAGATGGCGGGTCGACGCGAGATCTATCGACCCGTCGAGAGTGCGATCTTGACCGAGACCTACACGAAGCCCGCTGGCCGGTTGCACTTCGTACGCGTGACCCTGGAGCGAGATGCGAGCGAGTTGCGTGCGACTCCGACACGTGAGCAGGGATCCAATCTACTGCTGTCGATGGTGCACGCGGACGGTTTCGCGATCGTTCCCGGTGAATTGACCGAGGTTGTAGCTGGCACGCGCGTTCCGGTGCAACGCATCTGCAGCCCCGAGCTTCGGAGTGAGCCCGGATTTTGA
- a CDS encoding molybdenum cofactor guanylyltransferase: MKLAHVEAAVLVGGQSTRMGRDKASLPFRGRPLVEHVASVLGECVERVRLVGRPGSEVPTDLPWIEDRDEIRAPLIGIHAALSACEASAVLVCACDMPLIDPRLVFSLLGLVTASDDGAAIVAPEGPRGPEPLLAIYKPRLLPEIERRIAAKELQLMALLRDSDTLLVPESDLRAVDPELRSFRNLNREQDLETLESDC, encoded by the coding sequence TTGAAACTCGCACATGTAGAAGCGGCCGTGCTCGTTGGCGGACAGTCCACACGCATGGGCCGGGACAAAGCCTCGCTGCCGTTTCGCGGCCGACCGCTCGTGGAGCACGTGGCATCGGTTCTGGGTGAGTGTGTCGAACGAGTCCGTCTGGTGGGGCGCCCCGGGAGTGAAGTGCCCACCGACTTGCCCTGGATCGAAGACCGCGACGAGATTCGCGCGCCCCTGATCGGAATCCACGCCGCACTGTCGGCGTGTGAGGCCTCGGCGGTACTGGTCTGTGCCTGTGACATGCCGTTGATCGATCCGCGCCTGGTGTTCTCGCTGCTCGGACTCGTGACCGCCAGCGATGATGGTGCTGCAATCGTCGCGCCCGAAGGGCCGCGTGGCCCCGAGCCGCTGCTGGCCATCTACAAGCCGCGCCTGCTACCTGAGATCGAACGGCGCATCGCCGCGAAGGAACTGCAATTGATGGCCCTCTTGCGCGATAGCGACACGCTCCTGGTTCCGGAGTCGGACCTGCGCGCAGTCGATCCCGAACTGCGCTCGTTTCGAAATTTGAATCGCGAGCAGGATCTGGAAACACTGGAATCGGATTGCTAG
- a CDS encoding crotonase/enoyl-CoA hydratase family protein (Catalyzes the reversible hydration of unsaturated fatty acyl-CoA to beta-hydroxyacyl-CoA), with the protein MSEESHLLVDEDDGVLTLTMNRPAARNSLSPQMLVKLAHAWYEFRDTKHLRVAILTGMGDQDFCAGGDLKITMPLMTGARQPEDDWDHQLVSGGRLFTDAILRGFECYKPIIAAVNGNALGGGTEMTNACDLRVASDNALFGTPEAKVGLLPGGGSISRLPRQIPYAKAMEMLLVGGMFSAQEALEMGLLNYVVPLEQLIPKARDLADRLAQNGPLAVQKIKEGVLRSSGLPLDQAYKIENEVSAAVLSSKDAREGPRAFKEKRKPEFTGE; encoded by the coding sequence GACGAAGACGACGGTGTTCTAACGCTGACGATGAACCGACCCGCGGCGCGGAATTCCCTGAGCCCGCAAATGCTGGTCAAGCTCGCCCACGCCTGGTATGAGTTCCGCGATACCAAGCATCTGCGCGTGGCAATCTTGACGGGTATGGGCGACCAGGACTTCTGCGCCGGTGGGGACCTCAAGATCACCATGCCTTTGATGACGGGAGCACGACAACCCGAAGATGATTGGGACCACCAACTGGTGTCGGGTGGGCGTTTGTTCACGGACGCGATCCTACGCGGATTCGAGTGTTACAAACCGATCATCGCCGCGGTCAACGGCAATGCACTCGGCGGCGGAACCGAAATGACCAACGCCTGCGATCTGCGTGTAGCAAGCGACAATGCGCTGTTCGGCACCCCCGAAGCCAAGGTGGGGCTTCTGCCGGGTGGCGGATCGATCAGCCGACTTCCGCGACAGATTCCCTACGCGAAAGCCATGGAGATGCTCCTGGTCGGAGGCATGTTCAGCGCACAGGAAGCGCTCGAGATGGGCTTGCTCAACTACGTCGTTCCCCTAGAGCAATTGATCCCCAAGGCGCGCGATCTCGCGGATCGGCTCGCACAGAACGGACCGCTTGCGGTGCAGAAGATCAAGGAAGGCGTGCTGCGATCGAGCGGTCTACCACTCGATCAGGCTTACAAGATCGAGAACGAGGTCTCGGCCGCGGTCTTGTCGTCGAAGGACGCCCGGGAAGGTCCTCGCGCATTCAAGGAAAAGCGAAAACCCGAGTTCACTGGCGAGTGA